The following proteins are encoded in a genomic region of Oncorhynchus masou masou isolate Uvic2021 chromosome 32, UVic_Omas_1.1, whole genome shotgun sequence:
- the LOC135525673 gene encoding REST corepressor 1-like isoform X1, which translates to MPAMMEKSGSEMSGKRRGRNAVNNPNKSFSTNGNSNNSWEEGSSGCSSDDEHGSGGMRVGTQYQALVPDYDPEIAKVAEERDNLGMRVWIPSRNLAEAKLDEYIAITKEKHGYNMEQALGMLFWHKHNIEKSLADLPNFTPFPDEWSVEDKVLFEQGFSFHGKTFHRIQQMLPDKSIASLVRFYYSWKKTRSKTSVMDRHARKQKREREERYENENEAEETNGNTPRDVVYEPNKDEKKELGAAPEKQEIKPVPVVQRPNTSMAEKLTQVKKEPQGPPGKNQHRAKKKPPKGMHLSQGDVAAMSTSPPAAVGVLRQIDMELVAIKRQIQSIKQNNSALKDKLDVGVDHFRVPEVTQKFNTRWTTEEQLLAVQAIRKYGRDFQAISDVIGNKSVVQVKNFFVNYRRRFNLDEVLQEWEAEHGMEGAAKGGEEEKMDISSTEDEATTPVVPEDQKEESSPVAAKQPLAS; encoded by the exons ATGCCTGCAATGATGGAAAAGAGTGGTtcagaaatgtctgggaaaaGAAGGGGTAGGAATGCAGTGAATAATCCAAACAAAAGTTTTTCTACAAATGGAAATAGCAACAATTCATGGGAAGAAGGAAGTTCGGGCTGTTCCAGTGATGATGAGCATGGTAG tggtggtatgagAGTTGGGACTCAGTATCAAGCTCTTGTGCCAGACTATGATCCAG AGATTGCCAAAGTGGCCGAGGAGAGGGACAACTTGGGCATGCGGGTGTGGATCCCCAGTCGGAACCTGGCCGAAGCTAAAT tggatGAATACATTGCAATTACCAAAGAGAAGCATGGGTACAACATGGAGCAGGCACTGGGGATGCTTTTTTGGCACAAGCACAACATTGAGAAGTCCCTGGCAGATTTGCCCAACTTCACACCTTTCCCAGATGAGTGGTCAGTGGAGGACAAGGTCCTGTTTGAACAGGGTTTTAGCTTCCACGGAAAAACTTTCCACCGTATACAGCAGATG TTGCCTGACAAGTCCATTGCCAGCTTAGTTAGATTTTACTACTCCTGGAAGAAGACACGGAGCAAAACCAGTGTCATGGATCGCCATGCACGCAAGCAGAAGAGGGAACGAGAAGAGAGGTATGAAAA TGAGAATGAGGCTGAGGAGACCAATGGTAACACTCCAAGGGATGTAGTGTACGAACCAAATAAGGACGAGAAGAAAGAG CTGGGTGCTGCACCTGAAAAACAGGAGATAAAACCAGTACCAGTGGTACAGAGG CCGAATACTAGTATGGCAGAGAAGCTGACTCAAGTCAAGAAAGAACCCCAGGGTCCTCCAGGGAAGAACCAGCATCGTGCTAAAAAGAAGCCTCCTAAAGGAATGCACCTGAGTCAGGGAGACGTAGCTGCTATGTCCACCAGCCCCCCTGCTGCAGTCGGTGTGCTGAGGCAAATCGACATGGAGCTGGTTGCCATCAAACGGCAG ATCCAGAGCATCAAACAGAATAACAGTGCTCTGAAGGACAAGCTTGATGTGGGAGTGGACCACTTCAGAGTACCTGAG GTGACCCAGAAGTTCAACACTCGCTGGACAACAGAGGAGCAACTGCTTGCTGTACAAG CCATCAGAAAATATGGGCGGGACTTCCAGGCTATCTCGGACGTGATTGGCAACAAGTCAGTGGTGCAGGTGAAGAACTTTTTTGTTAACTACCGCCGACGCTTCAACCTGGATGAGGTGCTGCAGGAATGGGAGGCTGAGCACGGGATGGAGGGAGCAgccaagggaggagaggaggagaaaatggACATATCTTCTACTGAGGATGAAGCCACCACCCCTGTGGTGCCAGAGGATCAAAAAGAG GAATCATCGCCAGTGGCGGCAAAACAACCTCTGGCATCCTGA
- the LOC135525673 gene encoding REST corepressor 1-like isoform X3: protein MPAMMEKSGSEMSGKRRGRNAVNNPNKSFSTNGNSNNSWEEGSSGCSSDDEHGSGGMRVGTQYQALVPDYDPEIAKVAEERDNLGMRVWIPSRNLAEAKLDEYIAITKEKHGYNMEQALGMLFWHKHNIEKSLADLPNFTPFPDEWSVEDKVLFEQGFSFHGKTFHRIQQMLPDKSIASLVRFYYSWKKTRSKTSVMDRHARKQKREREERYENENEAEETNGNTPRDVVYEPNKDEKKELGAAPEKQEIKPVPVPNTSMAEKLTQVKKEPQGPPGKNQHRAKKKPPKGMHLSQGDVAAMSTSPPAAVGVLRQIDMELVAIKRQIQSIKQNNSALKDKLDVGVDHFRVPEVTQKFNTRWTTEEQLLAVQAIRKYGRDFQAISDVIGNKSVVQVKNFFVNYRRRFNLDEVLQEWEAEHGMEGAAKGGEEEKMDISSTEDEATTPVVPEDQKEESSPVAAKQPLAS, encoded by the exons ATGCCTGCAATGATGGAAAAGAGTGGTtcagaaatgtctgggaaaaGAAGGGGTAGGAATGCAGTGAATAATCCAAACAAAAGTTTTTCTACAAATGGAAATAGCAACAATTCATGGGAAGAAGGAAGTTCGGGCTGTTCCAGTGATGATGAGCATGGTAG tggtggtatgagAGTTGGGACTCAGTATCAAGCTCTTGTGCCAGACTATGATCCAG AGATTGCCAAAGTGGCCGAGGAGAGGGACAACTTGGGCATGCGGGTGTGGATCCCCAGTCGGAACCTGGCCGAAGCTAAAT tggatGAATACATTGCAATTACCAAAGAGAAGCATGGGTACAACATGGAGCAGGCACTGGGGATGCTTTTTTGGCACAAGCACAACATTGAGAAGTCCCTGGCAGATTTGCCCAACTTCACACCTTTCCCAGATGAGTGGTCAGTGGAGGACAAGGTCCTGTTTGAACAGGGTTTTAGCTTCCACGGAAAAACTTTCCACCGTATACAGCAGATG TTGCCTGACAAGTCCATTGCCAGCTTAGTTAGATTTTACTACTCCTGGAAGAAGACACGGAGCAAAACCAGTGTCATGGATCGCCATGCACGCAAGCAGAAGAGGGAACGAGAAGAGAGGTATGAAAA TGAGAATGAGGCTGAGGAGACCAATGGTAACACTCCAAGGGATGTAGTGTACGAACCAAATAAGGACGAGAAGAAAGAG CTGGGTGCTGCACCTGAAAAACAGGAGATAAAACCAGTACCAGTG CCGAATACTAGTATGGCAGAGAAGCTGACTCAAGTCAAGAAAGAACCCCAGGGTCCTCCAGGGAAGAACCAGCATCGTGCTAAAAAGAAGCCTCCTAAAGGAATGCACCTGAGTCAGGGAGACGTAGCTGCTATGTCCACCAGCCCCCCTGCTGCAGTCGGTGTGCTGAGGCAAATCGACATGGAGCTGGTTGCCATCAAACGGCAG ATCCAGAGCATCAAACAGAATAACAGTGCTCTGAAGGACAAGCTTGATGTGGGAGTGGACCACTTCAGAGTACCTGAG GTGACCCAGAAGTTCAACACTCGCTGGACAACAGAGGAGCAACTGCTTGCTGTACAAG CCATCAGAAAATATGGGCGGGACTTCCAGGCTATCTCGGACGTGATTGGCAACAAGTCAGTGGTGCAGGTGAAGAACTTTTTTGTTAACTACCGCCGACGCTTCAACCTGGATGAGGTGCTGCAGGAATGGGAGGCTGAGCACGGGATGGAGGGAGCAgccaagggaggagaggaggagaaaatggACATATCTTCTACTGAGGATGAAGCCACCACCCCTGTGGTGCCAGAGGATCAAAAAGAG GAATCATCGCCAGTGGCGGCAAAACAACCTCTGGCATCCTGA
- the LOC135525673 gene encoding REST corepressor 1-like isoform X2: protein MPAMMEKSGSEMSGKRRGRNAVNNPNKSFSTNGNSNNSWEEGSSGCSSDDEHGSGGMRVGTQYQALVPDYDPEIAKVAEERDNLGMRVWIPSRNLAEAKLDEYIAITKEKHGYNMEQALGMLFWHKHNIEKSLADLPNFTPFPDEWSVEDKVLFEQGFSFHGKTFHRIQQMLPDKSIASLVRFYYSWKKTRSKTSVMDRHARKQKREREESENEAEETNGNTPRDVVYEPNKDEKKELGAAPEKQEIKPVPVVQRPNTSMAEKLTQVKKEPQGPPGKNQHRAKKKPPKGMHLSQGDVAAMSTSPPAAVGVLRQIDMELVAIKRQIQSIKQNNSALKDKLDVGVDHFRVPEVTQKFNTRWTTEEQLLAVQAIRKYGRDFQAISDVIGNKSVVQVKNFFVNYRRRFNLDEVLQEWEAEHGMEGAAKGGEEEKMDISSTEDEATTPVVPEDQKEESSPVAAKQPLAS, encoded by the exons ATGCCTGCAATGATGGAAAAGAGTGGTtcagaaatgtctgggaaaaGAAGGGGTAGGAATGCAGTGAATAATCCAAACAAAAGTTTTTCTACAAATGGAAATAGCAACAATTCATGGGAAGAAGGAAGTTCGGGCTGTTCCAGTGATGATGAGCATGGTAG tggtggtatgagAGTTGGGACTCAGTATCAAGCTCTTGTGCCAGACTATGATCCAG AGATTGCCAAAGTGGCCGAGGAGAGGGACAACTTGGGCATGCGGGTGTGGATCCCCAGTCGGAACCTGGCCGAAGCTAAAT tggatGAATACATTGCAATTACCAAAGAGAAGCATGGGTACAACATGGAGCAGGCACTGGGGATGCTTTTTTGGCACAAGCACAACATTGAGAAGTCCCTGGCAGATTTGCCCAACTTCACACCTTTCCCAGATGAGTGGTCAGTGGAGGACAAGGTCCTGTTTGAACAGGGTTTTAGCTTCCACGGAAAAACTTTCCACCGTATACAGCAGATG TTGCCTGACAAGTCCATTGCCAGCTTAGTTAGATTTTACTACTCCTGGAAGAAGACACGGAGCAAAACCAGTGTCATGGATCGCCATGCACGCAAGCAGAAGAGGGAACGAGAAGAGAG TGAGAATGAGGCTGAGGAGACCAATGGTAACACTCCAAGGGATGTAGTGTACGAACCAAATAAGGACGAGAAGAAAGAG CTGGGTGCTGCACCTGAAAAACAGGAGATAAAACCAGTACCAGTGGTACAGAGG CCGAATACTAGTATGGCAGAGAAGCTGACTCAAGTCAAGAAAGAACCCCAGGGTCCTCCAGGGAAGAACCAGCATCGTGCTAAAAAGAAGCCTCCTAAAGGAATGCACCTGAGTCAGGGAGACGTAGCTGCTATGTCCACCAGCCCCCCTGCTGCAGTCGGTGTGCTGAGGCAAATCGACATGGAGCTGGTTGCCATCAAACGGCAG ATCCAGAGCATCAAACAGAATAACAGTGCTCTGAAGGACAAGCTTGATGTGGGAGTGGACCACTTCAGAGTACCTGAG GTGACCCAGAAGTTCAACACTCGCTGGACAACAGAGGAGCAACTGCTTGCTGTACAAG CCATCAGAAAATATGGGCGGGACTTCCAGGCTATCTCGGACGTGATTGGCAACAAGTCAGTGGTGCAGGTGAAGAACTTTTTTGTTAACTACCGCCGACGCTTCAACCTGGATGAGGTGCTGCAGGAATGGGAGGCTGAGCACGGGATGGAGGGAGCAgccaagggaggagaggaggagaaaatggACATATCTTCTACTGAGGATGAAGCCACCACCCCTGTGGTGCCAGAGGATCAAAAAGAG GAATCATCGCCAGTGGCGGCAAAACAACCTCTGGCATCCTGA
- the LOC135525674 gene encoding ankyrin repeat domain-containing protein 9-like has protein sequence MPYDLGVFDSRADYKSEKQCQRTSFAFYQAVRDLLPVWVLEDMRTMEVFHWEEEGRACSFTPPEAFLYALVHDHQQYAKFLLNRYSIGALEMPSESFCCCQASATPHLTVAVRYNRITILKMIMDSLKDFSDSERQSYLNTRGCFHMQGGKDALHLACELVRPECLIMLLGHGACPYVTDRDGNTPLDCLLNQIRQGVPDMRSKHVCLGYLILFMPKFNFQMKGQLQKNPGLWQSLIGEQAFQWLLELSPPSLFVQAMHTMTQSKPVKQLDSLPDFLKPLDFRLHQYTR, from the coding sequence ATGCCTTACGATCTAGGTGTGTTTGACAGCCGGGCCGATTATAAATCAGAGAAACAGTGCCAAAGAACCTCCTTTGCCTTCTACCAAGCAGTGCGGGACCTGTTACCAGTATGGGTGCTCGAGGACATGCGGACTATGGAAGTGTTTCATTGGGAAGAAGAAGGGCGAGCATGCTCTTTTACTCCACCCGAGGCTTTTCTGTATGCACTTGTTCACGACCATCAACAATACGCCAAATTCCTCCTCAACAGATACTCTATTGGTGCATTGGAGATGCCCAGTGAAAGCTTCTGCTGCTGCCAAGCATCAGCAACACCGCATCTCACAGTAGCAGTTCGCTATAATCGTATTACTATCCTGAAAATGATCATGGACTCCCTAAAAGACTTCTCTGATAGTGAGCGCCAGAGCTACTTGAACACCCGTGGATGTTTTCACATGCAAGGAGGCAAAGACGCATTGCATCTGGCGTGCGAACTGGTGCGCCCTGAGTGTTTGATTATGTTACTAGGACACGGTGCATGTCCTTATGTCACAGACCGAGATGGGAACACCCCCTTGGACTGCCTCCTAAATCAGATACGTCAGGGCGTGCCTGACATGCGTAGCAAGCACGTCTGCCTTGGTTACCTCATTCTCTTCATGCCAAAATTCAATTTTCAAATGAAGGGACAGTTGCAGAAGAATCCAGGGCTGTGGCAGAGTCTTATTGGAGAGCAGGCGTTCCAGTGGCTCTTAGAactatctcctccctctctctttgttcaGGCTATGCATACGATGACCCAGTCTAAACCTGTTAAACAGTTGGATTCTCTGCCAGACTTTCTGAAACCACTGGACTTCAGGCTACACCAGTATACCAGATGA